The Microbacterium phyllosphaerae region GTCACCCCGGTGCACGGTGCGCACGGCCCGGACGATCTCCTCCGGCTCAGCACCCTTTCCGATGAAACCGCTCGCACCCGCTCGGAGCGCGGCGACGACGTTCTCGTCCTCCTCGAACGTCGTGAGGATCAGCACTCGGGTGCGGTCGTCTGCGCCGGCATCCGCGCAGATGAGCGCCGTCGCGGCGATGCCGTCGAGCTCGGGCATCCTGATGTCCATGAGCACGACGTCCGGCGCCGTCTCGGCGGCCGCGCGCACCGCATCGCGTCCGTTCGACGCTTCACCGACGACGACGAGACCGCCGTCGACGAGGATGTCCCGCACGGCATGCCGCACGAGAGGCTGGTCGTCGACCACGAGCACCGAGATCGTCATGAGCTCGTGTCGGCCGCGGTCGGGATCCACGCCTCGAGGGAGAAGACTCCGCCCTCGCTGCCGAAGTGCACGGCGCCTCCGACGGCGGCGATGCGTTCCTGCAGCCCTCGCAGGCCGTTGCCGACCGCGGGCGGCGACGACTCGGTCGCGGTCGGGTTCACGATCGTCAGGTGCACCGCCGCACCTTCGGCGCGGATCGCCACCGTCGCCGTGCCGCCGCGCCCGTGCTTGTGCGCGTTGGTGAGAGCTTCGTGCAGCACCAGATAGGCGACGTGATCGCCACCCGGCGACAGAGCGATCTCGCGGCGTCCGCGCCGCAGATCGACGCGGAGCCCCGCACCGCGGAAACCGCTGAGGAGCGCGTCCAGATCGGACAGCCCCCGCTGCGGGCGGAGCTCGGCTTCGTCGTCCGAGCCGTCGGAGCCGTCGGCGCGGAGGAGCGTCAGGAGTCCGCCGATGTCGGCGAGAACCGTCCGTGAGGCGCTGCGCACGGTCGTCAGCGCCTCACGTGCGCGCTCGGGTCGGGTCTCGAGAGACGAGGATGCGACGCCCGCGTTCAGGCTGATGACCGCGATCTGATGCGCGACGACGTCGTGCAGGTCACGGGCGATCCGCACTCTGTCCTCGGCGACCCGTCTGCGCGCCTCGTCGTCGCGGCTCCGCTCGGCCCGCTCGGCGCGCTCGGTCATCGCCGTCGCGAACTCCCGGCGCGACCGGGCAGTGTCGCCCAGCGCTCCGCCCAGGACGATGAGCAGGACGAACTGCAGAGCCGTCGAGTCGAAGAGGTCACCCCCGAGAGCCCACCCGTTCGCGAGGACGGCGACCACGACCGACACGCCGAGGGCGAGCAGGCCGATGCGGCGTCCGAGACGATCGAGCACCGCGAAGCAGGAGATCGCGACGGCGAGGAGCGCACTCGGGGAGATCGACCCCGCGGCGGCGACGGCGACCACGCACGCCAGGCTGACACCGAGGGAGGCGAGCGGCCACCTGCGCCGGAACGGCACGACCACGGCCGGCGCGAGGCCCGGGATGAGAAGCAGCCCGTCGCCGCGGAAGGTCTCGTCGGGGAACGGGAGGACGGCGAAGATCACGATCAGCGCGACCGCGAGGACATCGCTCATCCGGAACCCGTCTCGGGAGGTACGGGTGGTCGGCATGCATCCAGTATTTCGTGTCGGCGTGC contains the following coding sequences:
- a CDS encoding sensor histidine kinase, with the translated sequence MPTTRTSRDGFRMSDVLAVALIVIFAVLPFPDETFRGDGLLLIPGLAPAVVVPFRRRWPLASLGVSLACVVAVAAAGSISPSALLAVAISCFAVLDRLGRRIGLLALGVSVVVAVLANGWALGGDLFDSTALQFVLLIVLGGALGDTARSRREFATAMTERAERAERSRDDEARRRVAEDRVRIARDLHDVVAHQIAVISLNAGVASSSLETRPERAREALTTVRSASRTVLADIGGLLTLLRADGSDGSDDEAELRPQRGLSDLDALLSGFRGAGLRVDLRRGRREIALSPGGDHVAYLVLHEALTNAHKHGRGGTATVAIRAEGAAVHLTIVNPTATESSPPAVGNGLRGLQERIAAVGGAVHFGSEGGVFSLEAWIPTAADTSS
- a CDS encoding response regulator is translated as MTISVLVVDDQPLVRHAVRDILVDGGLVVVGEASNGRDAVRAAAETAPDVVLMDIRMPELDGIAATALICADAGADDRTRVLILTTFEEDENVVAALRAGASGFIGKGAEPEEIVRAVRTVHRGDALLSSSATRALIERSLRPGAVPPSERWDAVLAPLTPREREVLELVAEGLTNHDIADRLTISPHTAKTHVNRIMAKVAARDRAQLVILAYESGLVTPGG